AGGACGGCGTAGCGCTGGCCCCAGGGCGCGTCCCAGGGCGGGAGGTGGCCGTGGTGGCCCTCGGCGGTCAGCTCGGCGTACCAGCGGTCGACCTCGGCCGGGCTGGCGCAGCGGAAGGCCAGCGCCGCCCGATGGCCGCCGACCGGCGGGGTCCATTCCGGGTCGAAGGAGCGCACGGTCGCGACGTCGTCCCAGGCAAGCCGGAGGCCGCCGGGCAGGGTCACCTCCACGTGCGGCTCCCGCTCCGCACCGGCCGGGATGTCGAGTCCCAGCCGGCGGTAGAAGTCCAGCGTGCGGGCCATGTCGGCGGCGACCAGGCCGATCAGGTCGAGGTGTGGCGTCAGGGTCATGACCGTGAGGCTAGGGCCGTCCGGAGTCGTCCGTCTTGAACGAAACGGACGCGGGGAAGTGGGCGTTTGTGCCCGACAGGCAGCAGTGAGCAGCGTACGGTGGCATAAGTCCGGCTACACCGCTTAAATCCGAAATGCGAGTAACGGTGGCTGATGCCGGTGTCGTGACGGCGAGGGAAGGAGCGGTCGGTGAACCACCTGGCCTACCTGGACGCGGGATCCGGCAGCCTGATCGTGCAGGCGGTGGTCGGCGGGATCGCCGGCGTCGCGGTGGCGGCCAAGCTCTACTGGCGCAGACTCGTCAGCCGGTTCCGCCGCCAGCCCACCGACCAGAGCTGACCGCCCGCGATGACGATCCCGGACCTGGGCCGGTCACCGCGACCTGCCTCGCCCGGCACCGACCCACGCCCAGAGCCCGGCGCCGATCCGCGCCCGAAGCCCGGCACCGACCCACGCGCAGAGCCGGGCGCCGATGCGCGCCCGGAGTCCGGCGCCGACCCGCGCCCGGAGCCGGGCTCGTTCCGTGACCCGGCGAACCGGGTGTTCCACGCTGGCGATGACGTGCTGCGCGCGCTCGACCAGACGGCCGCGGCACAGTGGCGCGCCCTGGCGGGAAGCAGCTTCTTCCCGCCGCTGC
This is a stretch of genomic DNA from Micromonospora sp. WMMD1082. It encodes these proteins:
- a CDS encoding VOC family protein — translated: MTPHLDLIGLVAADMARTLDFYRRLGLDIPAGAEREPHVEVTLPGGLRLAWDDVATVRSFDPEWTPPVGGHRAALAFRCASPAEVDRWYAELTAEGHHGHLPPWDAPWGQRYAVLHDPDHTPVDLFAPLPSPSPSPQSPG